The Parambassis ranga chromosome 14, fParRan2.1, whole genome shotgun sequence genome includes a window with the following:
- the srrt gene encoding serrate RNA effector molecule homolog isoform X2, which translates to MGDSDDEYDRRRRDKFRRERSDYDRSREREDRRRDDWNDREWDRGRERRSRGEYRDYDRGHRERFTPPRHDMSPQQKRMRRDWDDHGGDPYRGVGYDLGYGGGAGPSYGPPQHWGHPDLHLMQPHHGIPIQARLGSLHDMELGPPPPIMKTFKEFLLSLDDSVDETEAVKRYNEYKIDFRRQQMQDFFLAHKDEEWFRSKYHPDEASRLKAEAQSALLNRLNVFMFLMDNSWFENVSLDIEQTPAIIKVLDAAVIKMEGGTDHDLRILDMPSEEEEEREKSASVQGGAEPHKSEDLKTLRGDRKPSLEKDKNEKDDSAGAEGPETAEGEDVKEEPEKEAAKEDMPEPKKPRRKRKRSGDSDDEASASESDSDSDSDSNSNCSDKPVKKEEVEDKDEDEEGEEEKPKENSEEEKKEEKKPKDDSPRPRPLHKTCSLFMRSIAPTISKAEIISLCRRYPGFLRVCLSDPHPERRFFRRCWVTFDRSINIKEVCWNLQNIRLRDCELAPGVNRDLARRVRNVNGITQHKQVLRNDIKLAAKLIHALDEKGDLWGIKSQVDGQSNERPAQNPILKNITDYLIEEVSAEEEELLGSGSGMDPEESTKEGNPPETTVERDDKLAKVLDRLLWYLRIVHSIDYYNTCEYPSEDEMPNRCGMIHVRGPIPPNRIAHGEVQQWQKMIEEKLMPLFSLKEVLCEEEAVKMGRKDPEEEVEKFVLANTQELGKDKWLCPLSGKKFKGPEFVRKHILNKHGDKIEEVKKEVAFFNNFLMDAKRPSLPEMKLPPVPSPGLLSPSMPFPPQGPQGPMGFAQPRPPLMGYGAGGPPYPPNQFAGGRGNYDNFRGQGGYLGKPRNIRMSRGDPRNIIEYRDLDAPDDMDFF; encoded by the exons ATGGGAGACAGTGATGATGAGTATGATCGCAGGAGAAGGGACAAATTCAGACGGGAGAGGAGTGATTATGACCgttcaagagagagagaggaccgACGTAGAGATGACTGGAACGACAG GGAGTGGGACAGGGGCAGAGAAAGGCGTAGCCGTGGAGAGTATCGTGATTATGACAGAGGTCACAGGGAGAGATTCACTCCACCTAGACACGACATGAGTCCCCAGCAGAAACGCATGAGAAGAGACTG GGATGATCATGGTGGTGACCCCTACCGGGGTGTGGGATATGATTTGGGTTATGGTGGTGGAGCAGGGCCAAGCTATGGCCCACCACAGCACTGGGGACATCCTGACCTGCACCTCATGCAGCCTCATCATGGCATCCCCATTCAAGCAAG GCTTGGTAGCCTCCATGACATGGAACTCGGCCCTCCACCTCCAATAATGAAGACCTTTAAGGAGTTTCTGCTGTCATTAGATGATTCTGTGGATGAGACTGAAGCAGTCAAACGCTACAATGAGTACAAGATTGACTTCCGGCGACAACAGATGCAGGACTTCTTTTTGGCTCATAAAGATGAAGAGTG GTTTAGGTCTAAGTACCATCCGGATGAGGCCAGTCGTCTTAAGGCAGAGGCCCAGAGTGCTCTGCTCAATCGTCTGAATGTCTTTATGTTCCTGATGGACAATAGCTGGTTTGAGAATGTCTCTTTGGACATTGAACAGACTCCAGCCATCATCAAGGTTCTGGATGCAG CTGTGATAAAAATGGAGGGCGGGACAGATCATGATCTTCGCATCTTGGACATGCcgtctgaagaagaagaagaaagggaaaAATCAGCATCTGTTCAAGGGGGTGCGGAACCCCACAAGAGCGAAGATCTCAAAACCTTACGAGGGGATCGCAAACCTTCTttagagaaagacaaaaatgagAAG GACGACTCTGCCGGCGCAGAAGGGCCTGAGACTGCAGAAGGGGAGGATGTGAAGGAGGAGCCAGAGAAAGAAGCTGCCAAAGAGGACATGCCTGAACCCAAAAAa ccaagaagaaagaggaagcgCAGTGGAGACAGCGATGATGAAGCCAGTGCCTCAGAGAGTGACTCTGACTCTGATTCAGACTCCAACTCCAACTGCTCTGACAAACCTGTGAAGAAGGAAGAAGTTGAGGACAAGGACGAAGATGAGGAGGGTGAAG AGGAGAAACCAAAGGAGAACtctgaggaagagaagaaggaagaaaagaagccCAAGGATGACTCTCCCAGACCACGACCTCTACACAAGACCTGCTCTCTGTTCATGAGGAGCATCGCTCCCACTATTTCCAAGGCTGAGATTATCTCT CTGTGTCGCCGTTACCCAGGATTTCTGCGCGTTTGCTTATCTGATCCCCATCCAGAACGCAGGTTTTTTAGACGTTGCTGGGTGACATTTGATCGCAGCATCAACATCAAAGAGGTCTGTTGGAACCTACAGAATATTCGA CTGCGAGACTGTGAGCTGGCACCAGGGGTGAACAGGGACCTGGCTCGAAGAGTGCGGAATGTTAATGGCATCACTCAGCACAAGCAGGTGCTCAGAAATGACATCAAGCTGGCTGCCAAGCTTATTCATGCCTTGGATGAAAAAGGGGACCTGTGGGGCATCAAGTCTCAGGTGGATGGGCAGAGCAATGAG CGGCCTGCTCAGAACCCCATCTTGAAAAATATTACTGACTATCTGATTGAAGAGGTGagtgctgaggaggaagagctgctgGGCTCTGGGAGTGGAATGGATCCCGAGGAGAGCACCAAGGAGGGCAACCCTCCTGAGACAACTGTGGAGAGAGATGACAAACTAGCAAAG GTGTTGGACCGCTTGCTCTGGTATCTGCGCATTGTGCATTCAATTGACTACTACAACACCTGTGAATACCCCAGTGAGGATGAAATGCCCAATCGCTGTGGCATGATCCATGTACGTGGGCCAATCCCTCCCAACCGCATCGCACATGGAGAAG TGCAACAGTGGCAGAAGATGATTGAGGAGAAGTTGATGCCCTTGTTCAGTTTAAAAGAAGTCCTGTGTGAAGAAGAGGCAGTGAAGATGGGCCGCAAGGATcctgaagaggaggtggagaagttTGTATTGGCTAACACTCAAGAGCTGGGAAAGGACAAGTGGCTGTGCCCTCTGAGTGGCAAGAAATTTAAA GGTCCTGAGTTTGTACGGAAGCACATCCTAAACAAACATGGGGACAAAATTGAAGAGGTGAAAAAGGAGGTTGCATTCTTCAACAATTTCCTGATGGATGCTAAGAGACCATCACTGCCTGAAATGAAACTTCCTCCAGTTCCCAGCCCAG GCTTGCTTTCTCCCAGCATGCCATTTCCACCACAAGGTCCCCAGGGTCCAATGGGCTTCGCACAACCTCGTCCTCCTCTAATGGGCTACGGTG CAGGTGGGCCTCCTTACCCTCCCAACCAATTTGCAGGAGGCCGAGGCAACTATGACAACTTCCGTGGACAGGGTGGCTACCTGGGAAAGCCACGCAACATTAG AATGTCACGAGGTGATCCACGCAACATCATTGAATATCGTGACCTTGATGCACCGGACGATATGGACTTTTTTTAG
- the srrt gene encoding serrate RNA effector molecule homolog isoform X1: MGDSDDEYDRRRRDKFRRERSDYDRSREREDRRRDDWNDREWDRGRERRSRGEYRDYDRGHRERFTPPRHDMSPQQKRMRRDWDDHGGDPYRGVGYDLGYGGGAGPSYGPPQHWGHPDLHLMQPHHGIPIQARLGSLHDMELGPPPPIMKTFKEFLLSLDDSVDETEAVKRYNEYKIDFRRQQMQDFFLAHKDEEWFRSKYHPDEASRLKAEAQSALLNRLNVFMFLMDNSWFENVSLDIEQTPAIIKVLDAAVIKMEGGTDHDLRILDMPSEEEEEREKSASVQGGAEPHKSEDLKTLRGDRKPSLEKDKNEKDDSAGAEGPETAEGEDVKEEPEKEAAKEDMPEPKKPRRKRKRSGDSDDEASASESDSDSDSDSNSNCSDKPVKKEEVEDKDEDEEGEEEKPKENSEEEKKEEKKPKDDSPRPRPLHKTCSLFMRSIAPTISKAEIISLCRRYPGFLRVCLSDPHPERRFFRRCWVTFDRSINIKEVCWNLQNIRLRDCELAPGVNRDLARRVRNVNGITQHKQVLRNDIKLAAKLIHALDEKGDLWGIKSQVDGQSNERPAQNPILKNITDYLIEEVSAEEEELLGSGSGMDPEESTKEGNPPETTVERDDKLAKVLDRLLWYLRIVHSIDYYNTCEYPSEDEMPNRCGMIHVRGPIPPNRIAHGEVQQWQKMIEEKLMPLFSLKEVLCEEEAVKMGRKDPEEEVEKFVLANTQELGKDKWLCPLSGKKFKGPEFVRKHILNKHGDKIEEVKKEVAFFNNFLMDAKRPSLPEMKLPPVPSPGQGLLSPSMPFPPQGPQGPMGFAQPRPPLMGYGAGGPPYPPNQFAGGRGNYDNFRGQGGYLGKPRNIRMSRGDPRNIIEYRDLDAPDDMDFF; this comes from the exons ATGGGAGACAGTGATGATGAGTATGATCGCAGGAGAAGGGACAAATTCAGACGGGAGAGGAGTGATTATGACCgttcaagagagagagaggaccgACGTAGAGATGACTGGAACGACAG GGAGTGGGACAGGGGCAGAGAAAGGCGTAGCCGTGGAGAGTATCGTGATTATGACAGAGGTCACAGGGAGAGATTCACTCCACCTAGACACGACATGAGTCCCCAGCAGAAACGCATGAGAAGAGACTG GGATGATCATGGTGGTGACCCCTACCGGGGTGTGGGATATGATTTGGGTTATGGTGGTGGAGCAGGGCCAAGCTATGGCCCACCACAGCACTGGGGACATCCTGACCTGCACCTCATGCAGCCTCATCATGGCATCCCCATTCAAGCAAG GCTTGGTAGCCTCCATGACATGGAACTCGGCCCTCCACCTCCAATAATGAAGACCTTTAAGGAGTTTCTGCTGTCATTAGATGATTCTGTGGATGAGACTGAAGCAGTCAAACGCTACAATGAGTACAAGATTGACTTCCGGCGACAACAGATGCAGGACTTCTTTTTGGCTCATAAAGATGAAGAGTG GTTTAGGTCTAAGTACCATCCGGATGAGGCCAGTCGTCTTAAGGCAGAGGCCCAGAGTGCTCTGCTCAATCGTCTGAATGTCTTTATGTTCCTGATGGACAATAGCTGGTTTGAGAATGTCTCTTTGGACATTGAACAGACTCCAGCCATCATCAAGGTTCTGGATGCAG CTGTGATAAAAATGGAGGGCGGGACAGATCATGATCTTCGCATCTTGGACATGCcgtctgaagaagaagaagaaagggaaaAATCAGCATCTGTTCAAGGGGGTGCGGAACCCCACAAGAGCGAAGATCTCAAAACCTTACGAGGGGATCGCAAACCTTCTttagagaaagacaaaaatgagAAG GACGACTCTGCCGGCGCAGAAGGGCCTGAGACTGCAGAAGGGGAGGATGTGAAGGAGGAGCCAGAGAAAGAAGCTGCCAAAGAGGACATGCCTGAACCCAAAAAa ccaagaagaaagaggaagcgCAGTGGAGACAGCGATGATGAAGCCAGTGCCTCAGAGAGTGACTCTGACTCTGATTCAGACTCCAACTCCAACTGCTCTGACAAACCTGTGAAGAAGGAAGAAGTTGAGGACAAGGACGAAGATGAGGAGGGTGAAG AGGAGAAACCAAAGGAGAACtctgaggaagagaagaaggaagaaaagaagccCAAGGATGACTCTCCCAGACCACGACCTCTACACAAGACCTGCTCTCTGTTCATGAGGAGCATCGCTCCCACTATTTCCAAGGCTGAGATTATCTCT CTGTGTCGCCGTTACCCAGGATTTCTGCGCGTTTGCTTATCTGATCCCCATCCAGAACGCAGGTTTTTTAGACGTTGCTGGGTGACATTTGATCGCAGCATCAACATCAAAGAGGTCTGTTGGAACCTACAGAATATTCGA CTGCGAGACTGTGAGCTGGCACCAGGGGTGAACAGGGACCTGGCTCGAAGAGTGCGGAATGTTAATGGCATCACTCAGCACAAGCAGGTGCTCAGAAATGACATCAAGCTGGCTGCCAAGCTTATTCATGCCTTGGATGAAAAAGGGGACCTGTGGGGCATCAAGTCTCAGGTGGATGGGCAGAGCAATGAG CGGCCTGCTCAGAACCCCATCTTGAAAAATATTACTGACTATCTGATTGAAGAGGTGagtgctgaggaggaagagctgctgGGCTCTGGGAGTGGAATGGATCCCGAGGAGAGCACCAAGGAGGGCAACCCTCCTGAGACAACTGTGGAGAGAGATGACAAACTAGCAAAG GTGTTGGACCGCTTGCTCTGGTATCTGCGCATTGTGCATTCAATTGACTACTACAACACCTGTGAATACCCCAGTGAGGATGAAATGCCCAATCGCTGTGGCATGATCCATGTACGTGGGCCAATCCCTCCCAACCGCATCGCACATGGAGAAG TGCAACAGTGGCAGAAGATGATTGAGGAGAAGTTGATGCCCTTGTTCAGTTTAAAAGAAGTCCTGTGTGAAGAAGAGGCAGTGAAGATGGGCCGCAAGGATcctgaagaggaggtggagaagttTGTATTGGCTAACACTCAAGAGCTGGGAAAGGACAAGTGGCTGTGCCCTCTGAGTGGCAAGAAATTTAAA GGTCCTGAGTTTGTACGGAAGCACATCCTAAACAAACATGGGGACAAAATTGAAGAGGTGAAAAAGGAGGTTGCATTCTTCAACAATTTCCTGATGGATGCTAAGAGACCATCACTGCCTGAAATGAAACTTCCTCCAGTTCCCAGCCCAGGTCAAG GCTTGCTTTCTCCCAGCATGCCATTTCCACCACAAGGTCCCCAGGGTCCAATGGGCTTCGCACAACCTCGTCCTCCTCTAATGGGCTACGGTG CAGGTGGGCCTCCTTACCCTCCCAACCAATTTGCAGGAGGCCGAGGCAACTATGACAACTTCCGTGGACAGGGTGGCTACCTGGGAAAGCCACGCAACATTAG AATGTCACGAGGTGATCCACGCAACATCATTGAATATCGTGACCTTGATGCACCGGACGATATGGACTTTTTTTAG
- the mogat3b gene encoding 2-acylglycerol O-acyltransferase 3b isoform X1 codes for MRGFLEQVLRMTKEKTPYKEFLEAISVFQWVLTFLFLGLACIILMVYLMFTCLWPLPTLYFVWLVMDWYTPERGGRKTRFVRKWRVWNHFRDFFPIKLVKTAELKPNKNYILGCHPHGIMSVGAFSCFTTDSSGFNETFPGVRPCLAILAGLFKIPLFREYIMCAGLYPVSKPSLAHLVSKSGKGNAVVIVIGGAAESLAASPGANTVVMKQRKGFVRVALEFGADLVPVYSFGENELFQQVIFSEGSLGRRLQDLFKKIMGFAPCLFVGERFAFLPYRTPVTTVVGSPISVPKRVTPTDEEVDHYHKLYMEALSKLFHEHKVSCGLSENHKLWII; via the exons ATGAGGGGGTTTTTGGAGCAG GTTCTAAGAATGACTAAAGAAAAAACTCCATACAAGGAGTTTTTAGAGGCAATCAGTGTTTTTCAATGGGTGCTAACATTTCTCTTCTTAG GATTGGCTTGCATAATCTTGATGGTGTATCTAATGTTTACCTGTCTGTGGCCGCTGCCCACTCTGTACTTCGTATGGCTGGTGATGGACTGGTACACCCCTGAAAGAG GGGGCAGGAAGACAAGATTTGTGAGGAAGTGGAGGGTATGGAATCACTTTAGAGACTTCTTTCCCATTAAA ttGGTGAAGACGGCTGAGCTGAAGCCAAACAAAAATTACATCCTAGGCTGCCATCCACACGGGATCATGAGTGTTGGAGCTTTCAGCTGCTTCACCACAGACAGCTCTGGCTTCAACGAGACATTTCCCGGGGTTCGACCCTGTCTGGCAATACTGGCAGGCCTTTTCAAGATACCACTCTTTAGGGAGTATATAATGTGTGCAG GGCTTTATCCGGTCAGCAAACCCAGCCTTGCCCACCTCGTATCAAAAAGCGGCAAAGGGAATGCAGTGGTGATTGTgatagggggcgctgctgaatCTCTGGCAGCCTCTCCTGGTGCCAACACCGTGGTCATGAAGCAAAGAAAGGGATTTGTCAGGGTGGCCCTTGAGTTTGG GGCTGATCTGGTGCCTGTTTACTCATTTGGGGAGAATGAGCTCTTTCAGCAGGTGATTTTCTCTGAGGGCAGTCTGGGTCGCAGGTTACAGGACTTGTTTAAAAAGATCATGGGTTTTGCCCCGTGTCTATTTGTTGGTGAACGCTTCGCATTCCTGCCCTACAGGACTCCAGTCACTACTGTTG TGGGGAGTCCAATCTCTGTGCCAAAAAGAGTCACACCTACAGATGAGGAAGTTGACCACTATCATAAACTGTACATGGAGGCTCTATCAAAATTATTCCATGAACACAAGGTCAGCTGTGGCCTTTCTGAAAATCACAAGCTTTGGATCATATAG
- the mogat3b gene encoding 2-acylglycerol O-acyltransferase 3b isoform X2, with amino-acid sequence MTKEKTPYKEFLEAISVFQWVLTFLFLGLACIILMVYLMFTCLWPLPTLYFVWLVMDWYTPERGGRKTRFVRKWRVWNHFRDFFPIKLVKTAELKPNKNYILGCHPHGIMSVGAFSCFTTDSSGFNETFPGVRPCLAILAGLFKIPLFREYIMCAGLYPVSKPSLAHLVSKSGKGNAVVIVIGGAAESLAASPGANTVVMKQRKGFVRVALEFGADLVPVYSFGENELFQQVIFSEGSLGRRLQDLFKKIMGFAPCLFVGERFAFLPYRTPVTTVVGSPISVPKRVTPTDEEVDHYHKLYMEALSKLFHEHKVSCGLSENHKLWII; translated from the exons ATGACTAAAGAAAAAACTCCATACAAGGAGTTTTTAGAGGCAATCAGTGTTTTTCAATGGGTGCTAACATTTCTCTTCTTAG GATTGGCTTGCATAATCTTGATGGTGTATCTAATGTTTACCTGTCTGTGGCCGCTGCCCACTCTGTACTTCGTATGGCTGGTGATGGACTGGTACACCCCTGAAAGAG GGGGCAGGAAGACAAGATTTGTGAGGAAGTGGAGGGTATGGAATCACTTTAGAGACTTCTTTCCCATTAAA ttGGTGAAGACGGCTGAGCTGAAGCCAAACAAAAATTACATCCTAGGCTGCCATCCACACGGGATCATGAGTGTTGGAGCTTTCAGCTGCTTCACCACAGACAGCTCTGGCTTCAACGAGACATTTCCCGGGGTTCGACCCTGTCTGGCAATACTGGCAGGCCTTTTCAAGATACCACTCTTTAGGGAGTATATAATGTGTGCAG GGCTTTATCCGGTCAGCAAACCCAGCCTTGCCCACCTCGTATCAAAAAGCGGCAAAGGGAATGCAGTGGTGATTGTgatagggggcgctgctgaatCTCTGGCAGCCTCTCCTGGTGCCAACACCGTGGTCATGAAGCAAAGAAAGGGATTTGTCAGGGTGGCCCTTGAGTTTGG GGCTGATCTGGTGCCTGTTTACTCATTTGGGGAGAATGAGCTCTTTCAGCAGGTGATTTTCTCTGAGGGCAGTCTGGGTCGCAGGTTACAGGACTTGTTTAAAAAGATCATGGGTTTTGCCCCGTGTCTATTTGTTGGTGAACGCTTCGCATTCCTGCCCTACAGGACTCCAGTCACTACTGTTG TGGGGAGTCCAATCTCTGTGCCAAAAAGAGTCACACCTACAGATGAGGAAGTTGACCACTATCATAAACTGTACATGGAGGCTCTATCAAAATTATTCCATGAACACAAGGTCAGCTGTGGCCTTTCTGAAAATCACAAGCTTTGGATCATATAG
- the srrt gene encoding serrate RNA effector molecule homolog isoform X3 has protein sequence MGDSDDEYDRRRRDKFRRERSDYDRSREREDRRRDDWNDREWDRGRERRSRGEYRDYDRGHRERFTPPRHDMSPQQKRMRRDWDDHGGDPYRGVGYDLGYGGGAGPSYGPPQHWGHPDLHLMQPHHGIPIQARLGSLHDMELGPPPPIMKTFKEFLLSLDDSVDETEAVKRYNEYKIDFRRQQMQDFFLAHKDEEWFRSKYHPDEASRLKAEAQSALLNRLNVFMFLMDNSWFENVSLDIEQTPAIIKVLDAAVIKMEGGTDHDLRILDMPSEEEEEREKSASVQGGAEPHKSEDLKTLRGDRKPSLEKDKNEKDDSAGAEGPETAEGEDVKEEPEKEAAKEDMPEPKKPRRKRKRSGDSDDEASASESDSDSDSDSNSNCSDKPVKKEEVEDKDEDEEGEEEKPKENSEEEKKEEKKPKDDSPRPRPLHKTCSLFMRSIAPTISKAEIISLCRRYPGFLRVCLSDPHPERRFFRRCWVTFDRSINIKEVCWNLQNIRLRDCELAPGVNRDLARRVRNVNGITQHKQVLRNDIKLAAKLIHALDEKGDLWGIKSQVDGQSNERPAQNPILKNITDYLIEEVSAEEEELLGSGSGMDPEESTKEGNPPETTVERDDKLAKVLDRLLWYLRIVHSIDYYNTCEYPSEDEMPNRCGMIHVRGPIPPNRIAHGEVQQWQKMIEEKLMPLFSLKEVLCEEEAVKMGRKDPEEEVEKFVLANTQELGKDKWLCPLSGKKFKGPEFVRKHILNKHGDKIEEVKKEVAFFNNFLMDAKRPSLPEMKLPPVPSPGQGLLSPSMPFPPQGPQGPMGFAQPRPPLMGYGAGGPPYPPNQFAGGRGNYDNFRGQGGYLGKPRNIR, from the exons ATGGGAGACAGTGATGATGAGTATGATCGCAGGAGAAGGGACAAATTCAGACGGGAGAGGAGTGATTATGACCgttcaagagagagagaggaccgACGTAGAGATGACTGGAACGACAG GGAGTGGGACAGGGGCAGAGAAAGGCGTAGCCGTGGAGAGTATCGTGATTATGACAGAGGTCACAGGGAGAGATTCACTCCACCTAGACACGACATGAGTCCCCAGCAGAAACGCATGAGAAGAGACTG GGATGATCATGGTGGTGACCCCTACCGGGGTGTGGGATATGATTTGGGTTATGGTGGTGGAGCAGGGCCAAGCTATGGCCCACCACAGCACTGGGGACATCCTGACCTGCACCTCATGCAGCCTCATCATGGCATCCCCATTCAAGCAAG GCTTGGTAGCCTCCATGACATGGAACTCGGCCCTCCACCTCCAATAATGAAGACCTTTAAGGAGTTTCTGCTGTCATTAGATGATTCTGTGGATGAGACTGAAGCAGTCAAACGCTACAATGAGTACAAGATTGACTTCCGGCGACAACAGATGCAGGACTTCTTTTTGGCTCATAAAGATGAAGAGTG GTTTAGGTCTAAGTACCATCCGGATGAGGCCAGTCGTCTTAAGGCAGAGGCCCAGAGTGCTCTGCTCAATCGTCTGAATGTCTTTATGTTCCTGATGGACAATAGCTGGTTTGAGAATGTCTCTTTGGACATTGAACAGACTCCAGCCATCATCAAGGTTCTGGATGCAG CTGTGATAAAAATGGAGGGCGGGACAGATCATGATCTTCGCATCTTGGACATGCcgtctgaagaagaagaagaaagggaaaAATCAGCATCTGTTCAAGGGGGTGCGGAACCCCACAAGAGCGAAGATCTCAAAACCTTACGAGGGGATCGCAAACCTTCTttagagaaagacaaaaatgagAAG GACGACTCTGCCGGCGCAGAAGGGCCTGAGACTGCAGAAGGGGAGGATGTGAAGGAGGAGCCAGAGAAAGAAGCTGCCAAAGAGGACATGCCTGAACCCAAAAAa ccaagaagaaagaggaagcgCAGTGGAGACAGCGATGATGAAGCCAGTGCCTCAGAGAGTGACTCTGACTCTGATTCAGACTCCAACTCCAACTGCTCTGACAAACCTGTGAAGAAGGAAGAAGTTGAGGACAAGGACGAAGATGAGGAGGGTGAAG AGGAGAAACCAAAGGAGAACtctgaggaagagaagaaggaagaaaagaagccCAAGGATGACTCTCCCAGACCACGACCTCTACACAAGACCTGCTCTCTGTTCATGAGGAGCATCGCTCCCACTATTTCCAAGGCTGAGATTATCTCT CTGTGTCGCCGTTACCCAGGATTTCTGCGCGTTTGCTTATCTGATCCCCATCCAGAACGCAGGTTTTTTAGACGTTGCTGGGTGACATTTGATCGCAGCATCAACATCAAAGAGGTCTGTTGGAACCTACAGAATATTCGA CTGCGAGACTGTGAGCTGGCACCAGGGGTGAACAGGGACCTGGCTCGAAGAGTGCGGAATGTTAATGGCATCACTCAGCACAAGCAGGTGCTCAGAAATGACATCAAGCTGGCTGCCAAGCTTATTCATGCCTTGGATGAAAAAGGGGACCTGTGGGGCATCAAGTCTCAGGTGGATGGGCAGAGCAATGAG CGGCCTGCTCAGAACCCCATCTTGAAAAATATTACTGACTATCTGATTGAAGAGGTGagtgctgaggaggaagagctgctgGGCTCTGGGAGTGGAATGGATCCCGAGGAGAGCACCAAGGAGGGCAACCCTCCTGAGACAACTGTGGAGAGAGATGACAAACTAGCAAAG GTGTTGGACCGCTTGCTCTGGTATCTGCGCATTGTGCATTCAATTGACTACTACAACACCTGTGAATACCCCAGTGAGGATGAAATGCCCAATCGCTGTGGCATGATCCATGTACGTGGGCCAATCCCTCCCAACCGCATCGCACATGGAGAAG TGCAACAGTGGCAGAAGATGATTGAGGAGAAGTTGATGCCCTTGTTCAGTTTAAAAGAAGTCCTGTGTGAAGAAGAGGCAGTGAAGATGGGCCGCAAGGATcctgaagaggaggtggagaagttTGTATTGGCTAACACTCAAGAGCTGGGAAAGGACAAGTGGCTGTGCCCTCTGAGTGGCAAGAAATTTAAA GGTCCTGAGTTTGTACGGAAGCACATCCTAAACAAACATGGGGACAAAATTGAAGAGGTGAAAAAGGAGGTTGCATTCTTCAACAATTTCCTGATGGATGCTAAGAGACCATCACTGCCTGAAATGAAACTTCCTCCAGTTCCCAGCCCAGGTCAAG GCTTGCTTTCTCCCAGCATGCCATTTCCACCACAAGGTCCCCAGGGTCCAATGGGCTTCGCACAACCTCGTCCTCCTCTAATGGGCTACGGTG CAGGTGGGCCTCCTTACCCTCCCAACCAATTTGCAGGAGGCCGAGGCAACTATGACAACTTCCGTGGACAGGGTGGCTACCTGGGAAAGCCACGCAACATTAGGTGA